The Streptomyces albofaciens JCM 4342 genome has a segment encoding these proteins:
- a CDS encoding DUF2469 domain-containing protein, translating into MSAEDLEKYETEMELKLYREYRDVVGLFKYVIETERRFYLTNDYEMQVHSVQGEVFFEVSMADAWVWDMYRPARFVKQVRVLTFKDVNIEELNKTDLDLPSS; encoded by the coding sequence ATGAGCGCCGAGGACCTCGAAAAGTACGAGACCGAGATGGAGCTGAAGCTCTACCGGGAGTACCGCGATGTCGTCGGGCTGTTCAAGTACGTGATCGAAACCGAGCGTCGCTTCTATCTCACCAATGACTATGAGATGCAGGTGCACTCCGTGCAGGGTGAGGTCTTCTTCGAGGTCTCGATGGCGGACGCCTGGGTCTGGGACATGTACCGGCCGGCTCGCTTCGTGAAGCAGGTCCGGGTGTTGACGTTCAAGGACGTGAACATCGAAGAGCTGAACAAGACCGATCTGGACCTTCCGAGCAGCTGA
- the lepB gene encoding signal peptidase I: MSSRERAGDDRGRTTGSVLSGVVMAVGCVLFLGGFVWGALTYRPYTVPTDSMAPTIGVGDRVLAEQVDGAEVRRGDVVVFRDSVWGDLPMVKRVVGVGGDTVACCSKDGRLTINGKPVEEPYLRAKGPASPTGFSSKVPVGQLFLLGDHRNDSLDSRTHLQDADHGTVSRTAVDARVDARAWPLGSMGMVERPAGFAAMPGGTSQPGPVRTIVIAVVVGAVLILGGAAYGPLARRRRRRSG; this comes from the coding sequence ATGAGCAGCAGAGAGCGGGCGGGCGACGACCGCGGCCGTACGACGGGCAGCGTGCTGTCCGGTGTGGTCATGGCCGTCGGCTGTGTGCTGTTCCTGGGCGGCTTCGTATGGGGAGCGCTGACCTACCGCCCCTACACGGTGCCGACCGACTCGATGGCACCGACGATCGGGGTGGGGGACCGGGTCCTGGCCGAGCAGGTGGACGGCGCGGAGGTGCGGCGGGGCGACGTCGTGGTCTTCCGGGACTCGGTGTGGGGCGATCTGCCGATGGTCAAGCGGGTCGTCGGGGTCGGCGGCGACACGGTCGCCTGCTGCAGCAAGGACGGGCGCTTGACGATCAACGGCAAGCCCGTCGAAGAACCGTATCTGCGCGCCAAGGGCCCGGCCTCGCCGACCGGCTTCAGCTCGAAGGTCCCGGTGGGCCAGCTCTTCCTGCTCGGCGACCACCGCAACGACTCCCTGGACTCCCGTACGCATCTCCAGGACGCCGACCACGGTACCGTGTCGCGCACCGCGGTGGACGCGCGGGTGGACGCCCGGGCGTGGCCGCTCGGCAGCATGGGCATGGTGGAACGCCCGGCCGGGTTCGCGGCGATGCCCGGCGGCACCTCGCAGCCCGGCCCGGTGCGGACCATCGTCATCGCCGTCGTCGTCGGCGCGGTACTGATCCTGGGAGGCGCGGCGTACGGGCCGTTGGCGCGACGCAGGAGGCGGAGGAGTGGCTGA
- the lepB gene encoding signal peptidase I produces the protein MAVGARSGTEEPEEPAGNGESSQAAASGGPERSADAGQPAGPGRPPGPGVSMGKEQQTDEEESGSVKKGKKPRAFWKELPILIGIALVLALIIKTFLVQAFSIPSDSMQDTLQRGDRVLVDKLTPWFGSEPERGEVVVFHDPGGWLNEVATPEPNALQQVLSFIGLMPSAEEKDLIKRVIAVGGDTVECHGNGPVKVNGTPLKEDSYLFPGNTPCGDKNIEKMTVPKGSIWVMGDHRQDSLDSRYHTNLKGNGTVETKQVVGRAFTIAWPINRWSWLSVPDTFDQPALNKAMAATPAALGFAGAVPIVLWRRRRRAARAEARASD, from the coding sequence TTGGCGGTCGGCGCACGGTCCGGAACCGAAGAGCCCGAAGAGCCGGCAGGAAACGGTGAGTCCTCACAGGCCGCCGCGTCCGGCGGACCGGAGCGGTCGGCGGATGCCGGACAGCCGGCGGGCCCGGGGCGGCCGCCCGGTCCGGGAGTCTCGATGGGCAAGGAACAGCAGACGGACGAGGAGGAGAGCGGCAGCGTGAAGAAGGGCAAGAAGCCGCGTGCCTTCTGGAAAGAGCTGCCGATTCTCATCGGAATCGCGCTGGTCCTGGCGCTGATCATCAAGACGTTCCTGGTGCAGGCGTTCTCCATCCCGTCCGACTCGATGCAGGACACCCTGCAGCGCGGTGACCGCGTCCTGGTGGACAAGCTCACCCCGTGGTTCGGCTCGGAGCCGGAGCGCGGCGAGGTCGTCGTCTTCCATGACCCGGGCGGCTGGCTGAACGAGGTGGCCACCCCCGAGCCCAACGCGCTCCAGCAGGTCCTCAGCTTCATCGGCCTGATGCCGTCGGCGGAGGAGAAGGACCTGATCAAGCGGGTCATCGCGGTCGGCGGCGACACGGTGGAGTGCCACGGCAACGGCCCGGTCAAGGTCAACGGCACGCCGCTGAAGGAGGACTCGTACCTCTTCCCCGGCAACACCCCCTGTGGCGACAAGAACATCGAAAAGATGACCGTGCCCAAGGGCAGCATCTGGGTCATGGGCGACCACCGTCAGGACTCCCTCGACTCGCGCTACCACACGAACCTCAAGGGCAACGGCACGGTCGAGACCAAGCAGGTCGTGGGGCGCGCCTTCACGATCGCCTGGCCGATCAACCGCTGGTCGTGGCTGTCGGTGCCGGACACGTTCGACCAGCCGGCGCTGAACAAGGCCATGGCGGCGACCCCGGCGGCGCTGGGATTCGCGGGCGCGGTGCCGATCGTGCTGTGGCGGCGCCGCAGGCGGGCCGCTCGGGCCGAGGCGCGGGCGTCGGACTGA
- a CDS encoding NUDIX hydrolase, producing the protein MPVEVRQVSRVVLLDPDDRVLLLHGYEPGDPSSTWWFTPGGGLEGTETREEAARRELAEETGITDVELGPVLWKRHCSFPFDGRRWEQDEWYYLGRTERTATEMSGQTDLERRSVSGLRWWTSEELSASHETVYPKTFAELLRRLLDEGPPGVPVLLATESV; encoded by the coding sequence CTGCCGGTTGAGGTACGGCAGGTATCGCGCGTGGTGCTGCTCGACCCGGACGACCGGGTCCTGCTGCTGCACGGTTATGAGCCGGGCGACCCGTCCAGTACGTGGTGGTTCACGCCGGGTGGCGGCCTGGAGGGTACGGAGACCCGGGAGGAGGCGGCCCGTAGGGAGCTGGCCGAGGAGACCGGGATCACCGACGTGGAGCTGGGCCCGGTGCTGTGGAAGCGGCACTGCTCCTTCCCCTTCGACGGGCGGCGCTGGGAGCAGGACGAGTGGTATTACCTGGGCCGTACGGAGCGGACTGCTACCGAGATGTCGGGGCAGACTGATCTTGAGCGACGCAGCGTATCGGGACTGAGGTGGTGGACTTCGGAAGAACTTTCCGCGTCGCATGAGACGGTGTATCCGAAGACATTCGCCGAGCTGCTGCGCAGGCTGCTCGACGAGGGGCCCCCTGGCGTGCCGGTGCTGCTGGCTACCGAGAGCGTCTGA